One stretch of Podospora bellae-mahoneyi strain CBS 112042 chromosome 2, whole genome shotgun sequence DNA includes these proteins:
- a CDS encoding hypothetical protein (EggNog:ENOG503NXMX; COG:E) produces the protein MRFLKLLYLLLVDTGQSIWLFLTGRKKRLGGKRTMAKLILSTGNIVSGGPSIIRKPGAYRSNLELTNSLRSNFLAAQEDYATAAADDEAQDGKLHANGGVENGAAKSNGNALHVNTETGGRPPVSVWTAEEDGALYVPRIDWSEAGLQEEPSQYSITVKLFFLPSASVERRAQFAKEALDLVLKELDAPAIDLLIVSFPGMSFEGDCEWEADRHNAVQGNDEEELATWAAIEDLHRAGLAKSIGLAEFGSEKLARFVQRVQVRPSVNQINIKNCCNVPPPLTKLAKEEGIELLAHSDCIDILPEGTLRELLGHGLGGAGILADPETGAGGLKGDLAPQWVAKYTAVVRDRGVIENKGYFAGAELTEG, from the exons ATGCGATTTCTAAAACTGCTCTACTTGCTCCTGGTGGACACCGGACAATCAATTTGGTTATTCCTGACCGGAAGAAAGAAACGACTTGGGGGAAAGCGAACCATGGCAAAGCTGATACTCTCTACCGG GAACATCGTCTCGGGCggcccctccatcatccgcAAGCCGGGCGCATATCGATCCAACCTTGAACTCACCAATTCGCTCCGAAGCAACTTCCTGGCCGCACAGGAGGATTACgctaccgccgccgccgacgacgaagccCAGGACGGGAAGCTACATGCTAACGGCGGAGTCGAAAATGGCGCAGCGAAGAGCAATGGCAATGCGCTGCACGTAAACACAGAGACGGGCGGACGCCCTCCAGTATCGGTCTGGACTGCCGAAGAGGATGGCGCCCTGTATGTACCCCGCATCGATTGGTCAGAGGCGGGCCTGCAGGAAGAGCCGTCGCAATACAGCATCACGGTCAAGCTCTTTTTCTTGCCGTCTGCCTCTGTCGAAAGGCGGGCGCAGTTTGCAAAAGAGGCGTTGGACTTGGTGCTGAAGGAGCTGGATGCGCCAGCTATCGACCTGCTGATTGTATCCTTCCCCGGCATGTCCTTTGAGGGCGACTGCGAATGGGAAGCCGACAGACACAACGCGGTTCAGGGcaacgacgaggaggagctcgcAACTTGGGCGGCGATTGAGGACTTGCACAGAGCTGGACTGGCCAAGAGCATCGGCCTGGCCGAGTTTGGCAGCGAGAAGCTCGCTCGCTTCGTCCAGAGGGTACAAGTCCGGCCGTCGGTCAACCAGATTAATATCAAGAACTGCTGCAatgtaccaccaccactcacgaagttggccaaggaggaaggTATCGAGCTGCTGGCGCATAGCGACTGCATCGACATTCTTCCCGAGGGAACACTGAGGGAGCTGCTCGGCCATGGGCTCGGTGGAGCTGGTATACTCGCTGATCCAGAGACGGGAGCCGGTGGACTGAAGGGAGATTTAGCACCGCAATGGGTTGCCAAGTACACAGCCGTGGTGCGGGACCGGGGGGTGATTGAGAATAAGGGGTACTTTGCCGGTGCTGAGCTGACAGAAGGTTGA
- the BUD32 gene encoding serine/threonine-protein kinase bud32 (COG:T; EggNog:ENOG503NVEV) yields MTEPATEFPPPKILTLSPAHKPILITQGAEGRLYKTPSPFQPDQFCALKYRPPKPYRHPILDARLTKARISSEAKVLDRCYREGVPVPAVLAKDAAAGWMMIEWIEGEPVRVGINKWLGERPEDDAVVDHSQEDETPLIDLMKRIGVAVGALHRTGVVHGDLTTSNMMLRPWADDRLPNGHGDKAEKAKAVAGDVVVIDFGLAMQSQSDEDRAVDLYVLERAFASTHPRAERLFHHILDSYREAFKKAPGVLHKLEDVRMRGRKRSMLG; encoded by the coding sequence ATGACAGAACCAGCAACCGaattcccaccaccaaaaatcctcaccctctcccctgCCCACAAgcccatcctcatcactcaaGGTGCCGAAGGCCGTCTCTACAAAacgccctcccccttccaaccaGACCAGTTCTGCGCCCTCAAGTACCGCCCGCCAAAACCCTACCGCCACCCCATTCTCGACGCCCGCCTCACAAAAGCCCGCATCTCCTCCGAAGCCAAAGTCCTCGACCGCTGCTACCGTGAGGGCGTCCCAGTACCAGCTGTTCTCGCCAAAGATGCCGCTGCCGGCTGGATGATGATTGAGTGGATCGAGGGAGAGCCGGTCAGAGTAGGAATCAACAAATGGCTAGGGGAGCGGCCAGAGGACGATGCCGTTGTGGATCACAGCCAGGAAGACGAGACGCCCCTGATCGATCTTATGAAGAGGATTGGAGTCGCCGTCGGGGCGCTTCACAGGACGGGCGTGGTACACGGAGATCTGACGACGAGCAACATGATGCTGAGACCATGGGCAGACGACAGACTACCAAACGGGCACGGggacaaggctgagaaggcaAAGGCTGTAGCGGgcgatgtggtggtgattgattTTGGGCTCGCAATGCAGAGTCAGTCGGACGAGGACCGGGCGGTAGATCTCTACGTATTGGAAAGAGCGTTCGCGAGTACACATCCCAGGGCGGAGAGGTTATTTCACCACATCTTGGACTCGTATAGGGAAGCCTTCAAGAAGGCGCCGGGGGTGCTTCACAAGCTCGAAGATGTCAGGATGCgcgggaggaagagaagtaTGCTTGGATAA
- a CDS encoding hypothetical protein (EggNog:ENOG503P2N6): MTAVDNTSAGLGGDSYAQQWILMLALTTLVVSLAILSQFATCYARAYIDAPSEVAAFLDAIDSSIAENESYDHDIAKVKRLDDKLRLGKLLRDIQKAGDVLREALNALMEEREGEKRAAQLRTGARLLWASHRQELEDKVRRMDLLRMRFLVVHMGIISSMASDTAAMASRTNGMVINASTRREPSQRPLPPASPPMTPEPPPLPPPLRAFTDSPIKSKPPLRRLTVHSMGHPEATEVPHRTGWAGVMQELQRSPVLRERHASIELAMSRAVC; this comes from the coding sequence ATGACAGCGGTTGACAACACATCAGCGGGCCTCGGCGGGGACAGCTATGCCCAACAGTGGATCCTCATGCTGGCCCTTACTACCCTCGTCGTCTCGCTGGCCATCCTATCGCAGTTTGCAACCTGCTATGCCAGAGCCTACATTGATGCGCCCAGCGAGGTGGCTGCTTTTCTGGATGCCATCGATAGCTCTATCGCCGAGAACGAGTCCTACGACCATGATATCGCCAAGGTGAAGCGGTTGGACGATAAGCTGCGGCTGGGGAAGTTGTTGCGCGACATTCAGAAAGCAGGGGATGTGCTGAGAGAGGCGCTTAATGCGTTGATGGAAGAAAGGGAGGGCGAGAAGAGGGCAGCCCAACTACGGACCGGCGCGAGGTTACTATGGGCTAGTCACCGACAAGAGTTGGAGGATAAAGTGCGCCGGATGGATCTGTTGAGGATGCGGTTTCTAGTCGTGCACATGGGGATTATCTCCAGTATGGCAAGTGACACGGCGGCAATGGCGAGCAGGACGAATGGAATGGTTATCAATGCGAGCACCAGACGAGAGCCGTCACAGAGGCCACTGCCGCCGGCAAGCCCACCTATGACACCTGAGCCACCACccttaccaccaccgctacGCGCGTTTACAGATTCGCCCATCAAGTCCAAGCCACCTTTGAGGAGGCTAACGGTACATTCGATGGGCCATCCAGAAGCAACAGAGGTGCCGCATCGAACGGGGTGGGCAGGTGTAATGCAAGAGCTTCAGAGAAGCCCGGTATTGAGAGAGAGGCACGCCAGCATCGAGCTTGCCATGTCTCGAGCGGTTTGTTGA
- a CDS encoding hypothetical protein (EggNog:ENOG503P32P; COG:S): MKVTSILRPCLRPRLGNSRCYIPYPQYQTRKMRLPYIADPPPTATHEEAEIVQRIQTRRHPRPLQPLDLTLLHSPPVADGWNSFLGAVRTKTTIPQDLREIAISRVAVVNRAWYEWAHHAPLAEQGGVSKEGMNAIKTEQPLVLGETQKYAELTDKQWAVTCYTDEMTRNVQVRDETFAKMREIFSDKEMVEITATVACYNCVSRFLVALDVGERNGTGPDAAH, from the exons ATGAAGGTAACCTCCATACTCAGGCCTTGTCTCAGACCTCGATTAGGCAACTCCCGTTGTT ATATCCCCTATCCCCAATATCAAACTCGCAAAATGCGTCTCCCCTACATCGCCGACCCACCCCCAACGGCCACCCACGAGGAGGCTGAGATCGTCCAGCGCATCCAGacccgccgccacccccgtccccttcaacccctggATCTCACCCTCCTTCATTCACCCCCGGTTGCTGACGGCTGGAATTCCTTCCTCGGCGCGGTCCGcaccaagaccaccatcccccagGACCTTCGTGAGATTGCCATCTCCCGCGTTGCCGTTGTCAACCGGGCCTGGTATGAGTGGGCTCACCATGCTCCCCTCGCCGAGCAGGGTGGTGTGAGCAAGGAGGGCATGAACGCCATCAAGACTGAGCAGCCTCTCGTTTTGGGTGAGACCCAGAAGTATGCCGAGCTTACGGACAAGCAGTGGGCTGTTACTTGCTATACGGATGAGATGACAAGAAACGTTCAGGTGAGGGATGAGACGTTTGCCAAGATGAGGGAGATCTTCAGCGACAAGGAGATGGTTGAGATCACTGCTACT GTTGCATGCTACAACTGTGTCAGTCGGTTCTTGGTTGCTCTTGATG ttGGCGAAAGAAACGGAACAGGTCCCGATGCTGCTCACTAG
- a CDS encoding hypothetical protein (EggNog:ENOG503PGY9) — translation MLLPRHSSKIQPHGSQATTRPSRLRSPGLRLKTSSLDLVPSDEKAQAMASADWRKMAPDSGLGDNRQQISDENSRHPSDQNDGFYSPFVLGMKPMNTGSRAQYQYARDPTSGIAWEVISSAPGCDFRREETRTSESSGIPSSILKACQPNLQDTTMVRLKAIKPMNVSINGDIIKLPNKYSLDVTPVDIQEPDAACFMNREHGEILATLKLLKPKARLRRMKSELHEESVLKDLDDFLSQQSGKPPKVVAASKEVQRQNRRSSGHWSSHDSGISTGSETSGLQKEMLLGAHHRTPAEGHRFQTLLSRLHLTTEKREASQPPTAPDHAETSKSHAQVVDPAIIAAKVKDEEREETPDNSERGAREGTFFGRDSTLLFGKGKWAQKSHDSGYSTFHFMKQGTQEPTRPKAVEHSGPTVQKRKEDSTSCSTTSTKLNPTAAEFKSVTKGDLKSGVKSDFKPAPAAYPAPPWTPKRRTRPLLNNIFPGVLEDPGFMAQTVQFVANDCLQGSPWQTSGPPAGPVWVAEPGQPIPEMALQPPVAPIAMAPLPIVDPDGKGPRPVFPVTQKPRDHDPVKQQAYESYLEWRKANEPGYHMKCKMRQAHRVVRQYQQQAQTADWKTVAGQAKAAAGALEAHAAEEKRRSKEAALKEQFKMSVKRVAESSGATEIKEQTLPDTNNEKQTQTLVI, via the exons ATGCTTCTTCCACGCCACTCAAGCAAAATCCAGCCTCATGGCTCCCAGGCCACCACTAGGCCAAGTCGGCTGAGATCTCCTGGTCTTCGGCTCAAGACAAGTTCGCTCGATCTTGTTCCTTCAGATGAGAAGGCCCAGGCGATGGCTTCAGCCGACTGGAGAAAGATGGCGCCGGATTCCGGCCTCGGCGATAATCGTCAGCAGATTTCAGACGAGAATAGCAGACATCCATCCGACCAGAATGATGGCTTTTACTCGCCCTTCGTGCTGGGGATGAAGCCTATGAATACTGGATCAAGGGCTCAGTACCAGTATGCTAGGGACCCTACAAGCGGCATTGCTTGGGAGGTCATTTCATCGGCTCCTGGGTGCGATTTCAGGCGGGAGGAAACGAGAACCAGCGAGTCGTCAGGCATACCGTCCTCAATCCTCAAGGCGTGCCAACCGAACCTCCAAGACACCACGATGGTGCGGCTTAAAGCCATCAAGCCAATGAACGTGAGCATCAACGGCGACATCATCAAACTGCCCAACAAGTACTCTTTGGATGTTACCCCTGTTGACATCCAAGAGCCAGACGCTGCTTGCTTTATGAACAGGGAACACGGCGAGATCCTGGCCActctcaagctcctcaagccCAAGGCCCGCTTACGCCGTATGAAGTCCGAGCTTCACGAAGAGAGCGTTCTGAAAGATCTGGATGACTTCTTGTCCCAACAGAGTGGGAAGCCTCCAAAGGTCGTCGCGGCAAGCAAGGAAGTTCAACGCCAAAACCGTAGGTCATCGGGGCATTGGAGCAGCCATGACTCTGGAATCTCAACCGGCTCTGAAACCTCTGGCCTTCAGAAAGAGATGCTTTTAGGGGCACATCACCGAACACCTGCGGAAGGCCACCGCTTTCAGACACTACTCAGCCGCCTACACTTGACCacggagaaaagagaagcttCCCAGCCGCCGACAGCACCTGATCATGCTGAGACGTCGAAGAGCCATGCTCAGGTGGTGGATCCTGCAATTATCGCCGCAAAGGTCAAAGACGAAGAGCGCGAGGAGACGCCCGACAACTCGGAAAGGGGCGCGCGCGAAGGTACCTTTTTCGGAAGGGATTCTACCTTGCTGTTTGGGAAGGGTAAATGGGCGCAAAAATCACACGATTCTGGCTATTCAACATTCCATTTCATGAAACAAGGCACACAAGAACCAACAAGGCCTAAGGCGGTCGAGCATTCTGGTCCTACGGTTCAGAAGCGCAAAGAAGATTCAACATCATgttcaaccacctcaaccaagTTGAATCCCACAGCTGCCGAATTCAAGTCGGTCACCAAAGGTGACCTCAAGTCAGGAGTGAAGAGCGATTTCAAGCCCGCGCCCGCAGCTTATCCTGCCCCTCCCTGGACTCCAAAAAGACGGACACGGCCTTTACTCAACAATATCTTTCCTGGTGTACTGGAAGATCCCGGTTTCATGGCCCAGACAGTGCAATTTGTGGCAAACGATTGTCTTCAAGGTAGTCCATGGCAGACAAGTGGTCCTCCAGCAGGGCCAGTGTGGGTGGCTGAACCGGGACAGCCTATCCCAGAGATGgccctccaaccaccagtAGCACCAATAGCAATGGCACCTCTTCCCATTGTTGATCCA GATGGCAAGGGACCACGACCGGTATTTCCCGTCACCCAGAAACCACGCGACCATGACCCTGTGAAGCAGCAGGCATATGAGTCGTATCTGGAGTGGCGAAAGGCCAATGAGCCTGGCTATCACATGAAGTGCAAAATGCGTCAAGCACACCGTGTGGTTCGTCAATACCAGCAACAGGCGCAGACTGCTGACTGGAAGACTGTAGCTGGGCAGGccaaagcagcagctggAGCGTTGGAAGCACATGCAGCcgaggaaaagaggaggtCAAAAGAAGCAGCTCTCAAGGAGCAATTCAAAATGAGCGTGAAGAGGGTAGCAGAGTCCTCTGGAGCCACGGAGATAAAGGAACAGACACTTCCGGACACGAATAATGAAAAGCAAACACAAACATTGGTCATATAA
- a CDS encoding hypothetical protein (EggNog:ENOG503NXYA; COG:E) has protein sequence MASDTGPRTNQAGLPSANPTSSYWLREPNTLLLGHRSTPDLPEEADIVIIGSGITGAFAARSLLQDYSCNKKVVMLEAREACGGATGRNGGHCQPLVYGTNPAVAAFELETFSFLERLVRDENIDCDWIALSGGVHAFMSTPLFQTAVAQIDSLTKSHPFLASQLEVILPTNPSKLARLRAPNCHGAIIQKTAASLWPYKLIAHILTSLLPNPNFNLQTNTPVLSLSPSPSSPGKHQILTPRGTLTTPKVLLATNGYTSHLLPFFSDLIVPVRGQISAIVPPSPVQTLTHSYLFAADPEKGQHAPRDDYLVQRPVLTPDSGGEMIYGGGRRLALRLGLGQYNDDELELKVAHYLRSNLSPPLDLGGKDEELPATYEWTGVMGYSRDSNAWVGEVPSHRGIWVCAGYTGHGMPSAALSARAVAAQMLGLPESGQGHARLPEEFKITEERINRARQGAKLEDCGGWEGAYFSGPADGE, from the exons ATGGCCTCCGACACCGGCCCTAGAACGAACCAGGCAGGCCTTCCCTCTGCCAACCCGACCTCTTCTTACTGGCTTCGTGAACCGAATACCCTGCTTTTGGGACATCGATCAACACCAGATCTGCCAGAGGAAGCAGACATTGTGATTATCGGGAGTGGTATAACCGGTGCCTTTGCCGCGAGGTCTCTTCTGCAGGATTATTCCTGTAACAAGAAGGTTGTGATGCTcgaggcgagggaggccTGTGGTGGTGCCACAGGAAGG AATGGAGGCCACTGCCAGCCTCTCGTCTATGGCACCAACCCAGCCGTTGCTGCTTTTGAGTTGGaaaccttttcttttcttgaaAGATTAGTAAGGGATGAAAACATTGACTGTGACTG gATAGCCCTCTCCGGCGGTGTCCACGCCTTCATGtcaacccccctcttccaaacCGCTGTTGCTCAAATTGactccctcaccaaaagCCACCCCTTTCTCGCCTCCCAGCTAGAAGTAAtcctcccaaccaacccatccaaaCTAGCCCGCCTCAGAGCCCCCAACTGCCACGGCGCCATCATCCAAAAaaccgccgcctccctctgGCCCTACAAACTAATCGCCcacatcctcacctccctcctccccaacccaaacttcaacctccaaaccaacacccccgtcctctccctctccccctccccctcctcccctggTAAACACCAAATCCTCACCCCCCGtggcaccctcaccaccccaaaagTCCTCCTAGCAACAAACGGGtacacctcccacctcctccccttcttctccgacCTCATCGTCCCCGTCCGCGGCCAGATAAGCGCCATcgtccccccatccccagtcCAAACCCTCACCCACTCCTACCTCTTCGCCGCCGACCCCGAGAAGGGCCAACACGCACCAAGAGACGACTACCTTGTTCAGAGACCAGTGTTGACCCCCGACTCAGGAGGCGAGATGATCTACGGTGGAGGTCGTCGGTTGGCACTGCGGCTCGGACTGGGACAATACAACGATGATGAGCTCGAGCTGAAAGTGGCCCACTATCTGAGGTCGAACCTCTCTCCTCCGCTGGACTTGGGTGGAAAAGACGAAGAGTTACCCGCAACATACGAGTGGACGGGCGTGATGGGCTACTCTCGTGACTCTAATGCCTGGGTGGGAGAGGTTCCCTCCCACAGGGGAATATGGGTGTGTGCAGGGTACACCGGGCATGGCATGCCATCTGCTGCTCTCTCTGCCAGAGCTGTGGCGGCACAGATGCTGGGTTTGCCAGAATCAGGACAAGGACATGCAAGACTTCCCGAGGAATTCAAGATCACGGAAGAGAGGATCAACAGGGCGAGACAAGGAGCCAAATTGGAAGACTGTGGTGGCTGGGAGGGGGCTTATTTCTCGGGTCCGGCTGATGGCGAATGA